A genomic segment from Candidatus Leptovillus gracilis encodes:
- a CDS encoding ABC transporter substrate-binding protein, with translation MIKVGALYPLTGADAGWAGDPYIKSHQLAIDEINAAGGIACLGGAKLELVKGDTQGKAEVGNSEMERLISQEKVVAVMGSALSGTTLPASEIAERNSVPYIVPNALDGTITDRGLKYVFQTVSTLQQWGIDNTAWAKEQGAQTAVITVPNFTFGAEVEEVWKHGLEEAGIELLASFTYEGNAQDFTDTILRVKQLDPDVWFALGNNQAPQMAKQAKEQGYYPKMGIISLGSGFGSTFFLNEAGIEVADGIIVTQDFAPVSSLNVDPAFMQKFKDYTGQDLGGTYNTTYASTWLLADALEAACSTDPKVVAETLRTTTFTDGAGKWGFQWPQASFDEHGRLRESASVIAQWQNGQMVAVWPPELAAATAVWPVPGWDDRTGPLTGEPIAQAAPETTEEVASEAGAGIMAIINSPEVNEAALASDYSQAILADAATMVDTAAYAKEGPYVIAVSQQDASNGWGNTYNLTMAAYGEELLAQGVLASPLLTAVTNDANQQISDIENFIEQQPDAIVVEPLGRAASTTVIKRAIDAGIPVILCANGIEGDNFTARVDVDFYEVAYKSGVGLAELMGGAGKVVVFNGIAGVDSTETWQAAALDALSNYPGIEIIATEYAQWNIATAKQKMEAIMAANPQIDGVWAGGGEMALGAALAFEDAGIQPPKFAMVNVPNGFLRLAQEHSYEFVGSPDPPSMAKYCLQTAVDILQGREVSKFISLRTLMDGADPYDHTNFVQWYVAQLNDDFIPPATVDVSYYLSGGFERK, from the coding sequence GGTCAAAGGAGATACCCAGGGCAAAGCTGAGGTGGGTAACTCTGAAATGGAACGGCTCATCTCACAGGAAAAGGTTGTGGCGGTGATGGGGTCGGCGCTCAGTGGGACGACTCTACCGGCTTCGGAAATCGCGGAAAGGAATAGCGTACCCTATATTGTACCGAATGCGCTCGATGGTACGATTACAGATCGTGGCTTGAAGTATGTGTTCCAGACTGTTTCTACGTTACAGCAGTGGGGCATAGATAATACGGCCTGGGCCAAGGAGCAAGGGGCACAAACGGCCGTAATCACCGTCCCCAACTTTACCTTTGGCGCAGAAGTCGAAGAAGTATGGAAGCACGGGCTGGAAGAAGCTGGCATCGAACTCCTGGCTAGTTTTACTTATGAAGGTAATGCTCAGGACTTCACCGACACAATTTTGCGCGTGAAGCAACTCGACCCAGATGTCTGGTTTGCTTTAGGCAATAATCAGGCCCCCCAAATGGCTAAGCAGGCCAAAGAACAGGGCTACTATCCCAAGATGGGCATCATTTCTTTAGGCTCTGGTTTCGGCAGCACTTTCTTCTTGAACGAAGCTGGCATAGAAGTAGCAGATGGCATCATCGTGACACAAGATTTCGCCCCGGTGAGCAGCCTGAATGTAGACCCGGCCTTTATGCAGAAGTTCAAGGATTATACCGGTCAGGACCTGGGCGGTACATACAACACCACCTATGCGTCAACCTGGCTGTTGGCCGATGCTTTGGAAGCGGCGTGTTCGACTGATCCGAAAGTCGTGGCTGAAACGCTGCGCACCACTACCTTCACCGATGGCGCTGGTAAGTGGGGCTTTCAGTGGCCACAGGCTTCATTTGATGAACATGGCCGTCTCCGTGAATCCGCCTCAGTGATTGCCCAATGGCAAAACGGTCAAATGGTTGCCGTATGGCCGCCCGAATTGGCTGCCGCAACGGCCGTCTGGCCCGTGCCCGGTTGGGATGATCGCACCGGCCCGCTGACCGGCGAACCGATTGCTCAGGCTGCCCCGGAAACGACTGAAGAAGTCGCTTCCGAAGCTGGCGCTGGCATCATGGCCATTATCAACAGCCCGGAAGTGAATGAAGCCGCTCTGGCCTCCGATTACTCGCAGGCTATCCTGGCCGACGCCGCTACCATGGTAGACACGGCTGCTTACGCCAAAGAAGGCCCCTACGTCATCGCCGTTTCACAGCAAGACGCCAGCAATGGGTGGGGTAACACCTATAACCTGACGATGGCCGCTTATGGTGAAGAGCTGTTGGCCCAGGGTGTTTTGGCCAGTCCGCTGTTAACGGCCGTTACCAATGACGCCAACCAGCAAATCAGCGACATCGAAAACTTCATCGAACAACAGCCAGATGCGATTGTGGTGGAACCGCTCGGACGCGCTGCCTCGACCACCGTCATCAAGCGCGCCATTGACGCCGGTATTCCTGTTATTCTCTGCGCCAACGGCATTGAAGGAGATAACTTCACCGCTCGCGTGGATGTGGACTTTTACGAAGTAGCTTACAAGTCGGGCGTTGGTTTAGCCGAATTGATGGGCGGCGCCGGTAAAGTGGTCGTCTTCAACGGCATCGCCGGCGTGGACTCCACCGAAACCTGGCAGGCGGCGGCGTTGGATGCGCTAAGCAACTATCCAGGCATCGAAATCATCGCTACAGAATATGCCCAGTGGAACATCGCTACAGCGAAGCAGAAAATGGAAGCCATCATGGCTGCCAATCCGCAAATTGACGGCGTATGGGCCGGTGGTGGTGAAATGGCCCTGGGCGCAGCCCTGGCATTTGAAGACGCCGGCATCCAACCCCCCAAATTTGCCATGGTGAATGTGCCTAACGGTTTCCTCCGTCTGGCGCAAGAGCATAGCTACGAATTTGTTGGCTCGCCTGACCCGCCTTCGATGGCTAAGTATTGCCTGCAAACGGCCGTAGATATCCTTCAGGGCCGCGAAGTTTCCAAATTCATTAGTCTGCGCACCCTGATGGATGGCGCAGACCCCTACGACCACACCAATTTCGTCCAATGGTACGTTGCCCAACTGAATGACGACTTCATTCCACCCGCCACAGTTGACGTGTCCTACTACCTTTCCGGTGGTTTTGA